From Glycine soja cultivar W05 chromosome 4, ASM419377v2, whole genome shotgun sequence, the proteins below share one genomic window:
- the LOC114409095 gene encoding TOM1-like protein 9 isoform X1, translating into MVNPLVERATSSMLVGPDWALNMEICDILNRDLGQAKDVVKGIKKRIGSKVPRVQILALTLLETIIKNCGDIVHMHVAERDVLHEMVKIVKKKPDYHVREKILILIDTWQEAFGGSRARYPQYYAAYQELLHAGTAFPQRYEQSTPVFTPLQTQPLSSYPQNIRDTVARQDTAESSVESEFPALSLSEIQNARGIMDVLAEMLNALDPGNKEGLQQEVIVDLVEQCRTYKQRVVHLVNSTSDESLLCQGLALNDDLQRVLAKHESIASGTSAQNHTEKPKPVPTGALVDVDGPLVDIGDTSKQTDVRSSSSAEAGSQTLNQLMLPAPPTSNGSAPPAKVDPKVDLLSGDDYNSPKAETSLALVPLGEQQPASPMSQQNALVLFDMFSNGSNAPISVNTQPINIVGQTSPLAPQFQQQTFISQGVFYPNGSVPNVGSPRYEQSPFAQSTGPSWNGQVAQQQQPLSPVYGTASGGSFPPPPWEAQSTDNDSPVAGSQYPQPLQVTQMVMTRLQSGAHPQGPQAMGHDQAVGMYMQPNAVHMSTINNHVQSNQLGLYPQNIQGVAGSYMDMVSHQMHNSPVASMYPQQMYGNQFGGYGYGQQPRVQYVEQQMYGLSVRDDGALRNSNQVSSTSYVPPGKPSKPEDELFGDLVNMAKVKPKFTPDPTGSM; encoded by the exons ATGGTGAATCCCTTGGTGGAACGTGCCACGAGCAGCATGCTCGTGGGCCCTGATTGGGCCTTGAACATGGAGATCTGTGACATACTCAATCGTGACCTTGG GCAAGCAAAGGATGTTGTTAAAGGTATAAAGAAGCGGATTGGAAGTAAAGTTCCTAGAGTTCAAATTCTTGCACTGACG CTGCTGGAGACAATCATAAAGAATTGTGGGGACATTGTCCACATGCATGTTGCTGAGAGAGATGTTCTTCATGAGATGGTGAAAATAGTAAAGAAGAAG CCTGATTATCATGTCAGAGAGAAGATATTGATTCTTATAGATACTTGGCAAGAAGCTTTTGGAGGGTCAAGGGCAAGATATCCACAGTATTATGCAGCATACCAGGAGCTTTTG CATGCTGGCACAGCATTCCCTCAGAGGTATGAGCAATCTACACCTGTATTTACACCGCTACAAACACAGCCATTGTCATCATACCCTCAAAATATACGAGACACTGTTGCTCGGCAAGACACAGCTGAGTCCTCAGTGGAGTCTGAGTTTCCAGCCCTAAG TTTGTCCGAAATTCAGAATGCACGTGGTATTATGGATGTTCTTGCAGAAATGCTCAATGCATTAGACCCTGGTAACAAAGAA GGGCTTCAGCAGGAAGTTATTGTTGATTTAGTGGAGCAATGTCGAACATACAAGCAGAGAGTGGTGCACCTTGTTAATTCAACTTC GGATGAGTCACTGCTTTGCCAAGGCCTAGCTCTGAATGATGATCTGCAGCGTGTCCTGGCCAAGCATGAATCCATTGCTTCAGGAACTTCTGCTCAAAATCATACTGAGAAACCGAAGCCTGTTCCTACTGGAGCACTTGTAGATGTTGATGGTCCTTTGGTTGATATTGGAGACACAAGTAAACAAACAGATGTGAG ATCGTCTTCTAGTGCTGAAGCTGGGTCGCAAACATTAAATCAGCTAATGCTTCCTGCCCCCCCAACATCAAATGGATCAGCCCCCCCTGCAAAGGTTGATCCCAAAGTGGACCTACTCAGTGGTGACGACTATAACTCACCAAAAGCAGAGACTTCACTTGCTCTTGTTCCTCTTGGAGAACAGCAGCCAGCCAGCCCTATGTCTCAACAGAATGCCCTTGTTCTTTTTGATATGTTTTCTAATGGAAGCAATGCACCTATTTCTGTTAATACCCAGCCAATTAATATTGTTGGCCAAACCAGTCCGTTAGCTCCTCAATTTCAACAACAGACTTTCATATCTCAAGGGGTGTTTTACCCCAACGGAAGTGTGCCAAATGTGGGGTCACCTCGGTATGAGCAATCACCTTTTGCGCAGAGCACAGGTCCTTCCTGGAATGGCCAGGTTGCGCAACAGCAACAGCCTCTTTCACCAGTTTATG GTACAGCAAGTGGTGGATCATTTCCGCCACCACCCTGGGAAGCACAATCTACAGACAATGATAGTCCAGTAGCAGGCAGTCAATACCCACAACCACTGCAAGTCACTCAAATGGTTATGACGCGTTTACAAAGCGGTGCACATCCTCAGGGACCTCAAGCAATGGGGCATGACCAAGCTGTTGGAATGTATATGCAGCCAAATGCTGTCCATATGTCAACCATCAATAACCATGTTCAAAGCAATCAATTAGGCTTGTACCCGCAAAATATTCAGGGTGTTGCTGGTTCCTATATGGATATGGTTTCACATCAAATGCATAATAGTCCTGTGGCTTCCATGTATCCTCAACAGATGTATGGCAACCAATTCGGAGGATATGGCTATGGTCAGCAACCAAGGGTTCAGTATGTTGAGCAGCAAATGTATGGTTTATCTGTCAGAGATGATGGTGCTCTGAGAAATTCTAACCAGGTTTCTTCTACATCCTATGTGCCACCGGGGAAGCCTTCCAAGCCAGAAGATGAGTTATTTGGGGACCTTGTTAACATGGCAAaagtgaaaccaaaatttaCTCCTGATCCAACTGGTAGCATGTAA
- the LOC114409095 gene encoding TOM1-like protein 9 isoform X2, producing the protein MLIWDGLEHMQAKDVVKGIKKRIGSKVPRVQILALTLLETIIKNCGDIVHMHVAERDVLHEMVKIVKKKPDYHVREKILILIDTWQEAFGGSRARYPQYYAAYQELLHAGTAFPQRYEQSTPVFTPLQTQPLSSYPQNIRDTVARQDTAESSVESEFPALSLSEIQNARGIMDVLAEMLNALDPGNKEGLQQEVIVDLVEQCRTYKQRVVHLVNSTSDESLLCQGLALNDDLQRVLAKHESIASGTSAQNHTEKPKPVPTGALVDVDGPLVDIGDTSKQTDVRSSSSAEAGSQTLNQLMLPAPPTSNGSAPPAKVDPKVDLLSGDDYNSPKAETSLALVPLGEQQPASPMSQQNALVLFDMFSNGSNAPISVNTQPINIVGQTSPLAPQFQQQTFISQGVFYPNGSVPNVGSPRYEQSPFAQSTGPSWNGQVAQQQQPLSPVYGTASGGSFPPPPWEAQSTDNDSPVAGSQYPQPLQVTQMVMTRLQSGAHPQGPQAMGHDQAVGMYMQPNAVHMSTINNHVQSNQLGLYPQNIQGVAGSYMDMVSHQMHNSPVASMYPQQMYGNQFGGYGYGQQPRVQYVEQQMYGLSVRDDGALRNSNQVSSTSYVPPGKPSKPEDELFGDLVNMAKVKPKFTPDPTGSM; encoded by the exons ATGCTTATCTGGGATGGGCTGGAACATAT GCAAGCAAAGGATGTTGTTAAAGGTATAAAGAAGCGGATTGGAAGTAAAGTTCCTAGAGTTCAAATTCTTGCACTGACG CTGCTGGAGACAATCATAAAGAATTGTGGGGACATTGTCCACATGCATGTTGCTGAGAGAGATGTTCTTCATGAGATGGTGAAAATAGTAAAGAAGAAG CCTGATTATCATGTCAGAGAGAAGATATTGATTCTTATAGATACTTGGCAAGAAGCTTTTGGAGGGTCAAGGGCAAGATATCCACAGTATTATGCAGCATACCAGGAGCTTTTG CATGCTGGCACAGCATTCCCTCAGAGGTATGAGCAATCTACACCTGTATTTACACCGCTACAAACACAGCCATTGTCATCATACCCTCAAAATATACGAGACACTGTTGCTCGGCAAGACACAGCTGAGTCCTCAGTGGAGTCTGAGTTTCCAGCCCTAAG TTTGTCCGAAATTCAGAATGCACGTGGTATTATGGATGTTCTTGCAGAAATGCTCAATGCATTAGACCCTGGTAACAAAGAA GGGCTTCAGCAGGAAGTTATTGTTGATTTAGTGGAGCAATGTCGAACATACAAGCAGAGAGTGGTGCACCTTGTTAATTCAACTTC GGATGAGTCACTGCTTTGCCAAGGCCTAGCTCTGAATGATGATCTGCAGCGTGTCCTGGCCAAGCATGAATCCATTGCTTCAGGAACTTCTGCTCAAAATCATACTGAGAAACCGAAGCCTGTTCCTACTGGAGCACTTGTAGATGTTGATGGTCCTTTGGTTGATATTGGAGACACAAGTAAACAAACAGATGTGAG ATCGTCTTCTAGTGCTGAAGCTGGGTCGCAAACATTAAATCAGCTAATGCTTCCTGCCCCCCCAACATCAAATGGATCAGCCCCCCCTGCAAAGGTTGATCCCAAAGTGGACCTACTCAGTGGTGACGACTATAACTCACCAAAAGCAGAGACTTCACTTGCTCTTGTTCCTCTTGGAGAACAGCAGCCAGCCAGCCCTATGTCTCAACAGAATGCCCTTGTTCTTTTTGATATGTTTTCTAATGGAAGCAATGCACCTATTTCTGTTAATACCCAGCCAATTAATATTGTTGGCCAAACCAGTCCGTTAGCTCCTCAATTTCAACAACAGACTTTCATATCTCAAGGGGTGTTTTACCCCAACGGAAGTGTGCCAAATGTGGGGTCACCTCGGTATGAGCAATCACCTTTTGCGCAGAGCACAGGTCCTTCCTGGAATGGCCAGGTTGCGCAACAGCAACAGCCTCTTTCACCAGTTTATG GTACAGCAAGTGGTGGATCATTTCCGCCACCACCCTGGGAAGCACAATCTACAGACAATGATAGTCCAGTAGCAGGCAGTCAATACCCACAACCACTGCAAGTCACTCAAATGGTTATGACGCGTTTACAAAGCGGTGCACATCCTCAGGGACCTCAAGCAATGGGGCATGACCAAGCTGTTGGAATGTATATGCAGCCAAATGCTGTCCATATGTCAACCATCAATAACCATGTTCAAAGCAATCAATTAGGCTTGTACCCGCAAAATATTCAGGGTGTTGCTGGTTCCTATATGGATATGGTTTCACATCAAATGCATAATAGTCCTGTGGCTTCCATGTATCCTCAACAGATGTATGGCAACCAATTCGGAGGATATGGCTATGGTCAGCAACCAAGGGTTCAGTATGTTGAGCAGCAAATGTATGGTTTATCTGTCAGAGATGATGGTGCTCTGAGAAATTCTAACCAGGTTTCTTCTACATCCTATGTGCCACCGGGGAAGCCTTCCAAGCCAGAAGATGAGTTATTTGGGGACCTTGTTAACATGGCAAaagtgaaaccaaaatttaCTCCTGATCCAACTGGTAGCATGTAA
- the LOC114409095 gene encoding TOM1-like protein 9 isoform X3, with amino-acid sequence MQAKDVVKGIKKRIGSKVPRVQILALTLLETIIKNCGDIVHMHVAERDVLHEMVKIVKKKPDYHVREKILILIDTWQEAFGGSRARYPQYYAAYQELLHAGTAFPQRYEQSTPVFTPLQTQPLSSYPQNIRDTVARQDTAESSVESEFPALSLSEIQNARGIMDVLAEMLNALDPGNKEGLQQEVIVDLVEQCRTYKQRVVHLVNSTSDESLLCQGLALNDDLQRVLAKHESIASGTSAQNHTEKPKPVPTGALVDVDGPLVDIGDTSKQTDVRSSSSAEAGSQTLNQLMLPAPPTSNGSAPPAKVDPKVDLLSGDDYNSPKAETSLALVPLGEQQPASPMSQQNALVLFDMFSNGSNAPISVNTQPINIVGQTSPLAPQFQQQTFISQGVFYPNGSVPNVGSPRYEQSPFAQSTGPSWNGQVAQQQQPLSPVYGTASGGSFPPPPWEAQSTDNDSPVAGSQYPQPLQVTQMVMTRLQSGAHPQGPQAMGHDQAVGMYMQPNAVHMSTINNHVQSNQLGLYPQNIQGVAGSYMDMVSHQMHNSPVASMYPQQMYGNQFGGYGYGQQPRVQYVEQQMYGLSVRDDGALRNSNQVSSTSYVPPGKPSKPEDELFGDLVNMAKVKPKFTPDPTGSM; translated from the exons AT GCAAGCAAAGGATGTTGTTAAAGGTATAAAGAAGCGGATTGGAAGTAAAGTTCCTAGAGTTCAAATTCTTGCACTGACG CTGCTGGAGACAATCATAAAGAATTGTGGGGACATTGTCCACATGCATGTTGCTGAGAGAGATGTTCTTCATGAGATGGTGAAAATAGTAAAGAAGAAG CCTGATTATCATGTCAGAGAGAAGATATTGATTCTTATAGATACTTGGCAAGAAGCTTTTGGAGGGTCAAGGGCAAGATATCCACAGTATTATGCAGCATACCAGGAGCTTTTG CATGCTGGCACAGCATTCCCTCAGAGGTATGAGCAATCTACACCTGTATTTACACCGCTACAAACACAGCCATTGTCATCATACCCTCAAAATATACGAGACACTGTTGCTCGGCAAGACACAGCTGAGTCCTCAGTGGAGTCTGAGTTTCCAGCCCTAAG TTTGTCCGAAATTCAGAATGCACGTGGTATTATGGATGTTCTTGCAGAAATGCTCAATGCATTAGACCCTGGTAACAAAGAA GGGCTTCAGCAGGAAGTTATTGTTGATTTAGTGGAGCAATGTCGAACATACAAGCAGAGAGTGGTGCACCTTGTTAATTCAACTTC GGATGAGTCACTGCTTTGCCAAGGCCTAGCTCTGAATGATGATCTGCAGCGTGTCCTGGCCAAGCATGAATCCATTGCTTCAGGAACTTCTGCTCAAAATCATACTGAGAAACCGAAGCCTGTTCCTACTGGAGCACTTGTAGATGTTGATGGTCCTTTGGTTGATATTGGAGACACAAGTAAACAAACAGATGTGAG ATCGTCTTCTAGTGCTGAAGCTGGGTCGCAAACATTAAATCAGCTAATGCTTCCTGCCCCCCCAACATCAAATGGATCAGCCCCCCCTGCAAAGGTTGATCCCAAAGTGGACCTACTCAGTGGTGACGACTATAACTCACCAAAAGCAGAGACTTCACTTGCTCTTGTTCCTCTTGGAGAACAGCAGCCAGCCAGCCCTATGTCTCAACAGAATGCCCTTGTTCTTTTTGATATGTTTTCTAATGGAAGCAATGCACCTATTTCTGTTAATACCCAGCCAATTAATATTGTTGGCCAAACCAGTCCGTTAGCTCCTCAATTTCAACAACAGACTTTCATATCTCAAGGGGTGTTTTACCCCAACGGAAGTGTGCCAAATGTGGGGTCACCTCGGTATGAGCAATCACCTTTTGCGCAGAGCACAGGTCCTTCCTGGAATGGCCAGGTTGCGCAACAGCAACAGCCTCTTTCACCAGTTTATG GTACAGCAAGTGGTGGATCATTTCCGCCACCACCCTGGGAAGCACAATCTACAGACAATGATAGTCCAGTAGCAGGCAGTCAATACCCACAACCACTGCAAGTCACTCAAATGGTTATGACGCGTTTACAAAGCGGTGCACATCCTCAGGGACCTCAAGCAATGGGGCATGACCAAGCTGTTGGAATGTATATGCAGCCAAATGCTGTCCATATGTCAACCATCAATAACCATGTTCAAAGCAATCAATTAGGCTTGTACCCGCAAAATATTCAGGGTGTTGCTGGTTCCTATATGGATATGGTTTCACATCAAATGCATAATAGTCCTGTGGCTTCCATGTATCCTCAACAGATGTATGGCAACCAATTCGGAGGATATGGCTATGGTCAGCAACCAAGGGTTCAGTATGTTGAGCAGCAAATGTATGGTTTATCTGTCAGAGATGATGGTGCTCTGAGAAATTCTAACCAGGTTTCTTCTACATCCTATGTGCCACCGGGGAAGCCTTCCAAGCCAGAAGATGAGTTATTTGGGGACCTTGTTAACATGGCAAaagtgaaaccaaaatttaCTCCTGATCCAACTGGTAGCATGTAA
- the LOC114409095 gene encoding TOM1-like protein 9 isoform X4: MHVAERDVLHEMVKIVKKKPDYHVREKILILIDTWQEAFGGSRARYPQYYAAYQELLHAGTAFPQRYEQSTPVFTPLQTQPLSSYPQNIRDTVARQDTAESSVESEFPALSLSEIQNARGIMDVLAEMLNALDPGNKEGLQQEVIVDLVEQCRTYKQRVVHLVNSTSDESLLCQGLALNDDLQRVLAKHESIASGTSAQNHTEKPKPVPTGALVDVDGPLVDIGDTSKQTDVRSSSSAEAGSQTLNQLMLPAPPTSNGSAPPAKVDPKVDLLSGDDYNSPKAETSLALVPLGEQQPASPMSQQNALVLFDMFSNGSNAPISVNTQPINIVGQTSPLAPQFQQQTFISQGVFYPNGSVPNVGSPRYEQSPFAQSTGPSWNGQVAQQQQPLSPVYGTASGGSFPPPPWEAQSTDNDSPVAGSQYPQPLQVTQMVMTRLQSGAHPQGPQAMGHDQAVGMYMQPNAVHMSTINNHVQSNQLGLYPQNIQGVAGSYMDMVSHQMHNSPVASMYPQQMYGNQFGGYGYGQQPRVQYVEQQMYGLSVRDDGALRNSNQVSSTSYVPPGKPSKPEDELFGDLVNMAKVKPKFTPDPTGSM, translated from the exons ATGCATGTTGCTGAGAGAGATGTTCTTCATGAGATGGTGAAAATAGTAAAGAAGAAG CCTGATTATCATGTCAGAGAGAAGATATTGATTCTTATAGATACTTGGCAAGAAGCTTTTGGAGGGTCAAGGGCAAGATATCCACAGTATTATGCAGCATACCAGGAGCTTTTG CATGCTGGCACAGCATTCCCTCAGAGGTATGAGCAATCTACACCTGTATTTACACCGCTACAAACACAGCCATTGTCATCATACCCTCAAAATATACGAGACACTGTTGCTCGGCAAGACACAGCTGAGTCCTCAGTGGAGTCTGAGTTTCCAGCCCTAAG TTTGTCCGAAATTCAGAATGCACGTGGTATTATGGATGTTCTTGCAGAAATGCTCAATGCATTAGACCCTGGTAACAAAGAA GGGCTTCAGCAGGAAGTTATTGTTGATTTAGTGGAGCAATGTCGAACATACAAGCAGAGAGTGGTGCACCTTGTTAATTCAACTTC GGATGAGTCACTGCTTTGCCAAGGCCTAGCTCTGAATGATGATCTGCAGCGTGTCCTGGCCAAGCATGAATCCATTGCTTCAGGAACTTCTGCTCAAAATCATACTGAGAAACCGAAGCCTGTTCCTACTGGAGCACTTGTAGATGTTGATGGTCCTTTGGTTGATATTGGAGACACAAGTAAACAAACAGATGTGAG ATCGTCTTCTAGTGCTGAAGCTGGGTCGCAAACATTAAATCAGCTAATGCTTCCTGCCCCCCCAACATCAAATGGATCAGCCCCCCCTGCAAAGGTTGATCCCAAAGTGGACCTACTCAGTGGTGACGACTATAACTCACCAAAAGCAGAGACTTCACTTGCTCTTGTTCCTCTTGGAGAACAGCAGCCAGCCAGCCCTATGTCTCAACAGAATGCCCTTGTTCTTTTTGATATGTTTTCTAATGGAAGCAATGCACCTATTTCTGTTAATACCCAGCCAATTAATATTGTTGGCCAAACCAGTCCGTTAGCTCCTCAATTTCAACAACAGACTTTCATATCTCAAGGGGTGTTTTACCCCAACGGAAGTGTGCCAAATGTGGGGTCACCTCGGTATGAGCAATCACCTTTTGCGCAGAGCACAGGTCCTTCCTGGAATGGCCAGGTTGCGCAACAGCAACAGCCTCTTTCACCAGTTTATG GTACAGCAAGTGGTGGATCATTTCCGCCACCACCCTGGGAAGCACAATCTACAGACAATGATAGTCCAGTAGCAGGCAGTCAATACCCACAACCACTGCAAGTCACTCAAATGGTTATGACGCGTTTACAAAGCGGTGCACATCCTCAGGGACCTCAAGCAATGGGGCATGACCAAGCTGTTGGAATGTATATGCAGCCAAATGCTGTCCATATGTCAACCATCAATAACCATGTTCAAAGCAATCAATTAGGCTTGTACCCGCAAAATATTCAGGGTGTTGCTGGTTCCTATATGGATATGGTTTCACATCAAATGCATAATAGTCCTGTGGCTTCCATGTATCCTCAACAGATGTATGGCAACCAATTCGGAGGATATGGCTATGGTCAGCAACCAAGGGTTCAGTATGTTGAGCAGCAAATGTATGGTTTATCTGTCAGAGATGATGGTGCTCTGAGAAATTCTAACCAGGTTTCTTCTACATCCTATGTGCCACCGGGGAAGCCTTCCAAGCCAGAAGATGAGTTATTTGGGGACCTTGTTAACATGGCAAaagtgaaaccaaaatttaCTCCTGATCCAACTGGTAGCATGTAA
- the LOC114409095 gene encoding TOM1-like protein 9 isoform X5, which yields MQHTRSFWICLFQHAGTAFPQRYEQSTPVFTPLQTQPLSSYPQNIRDTVARQDTAESSVESEFPALSLSEIQNARGIMDVLAEMLNALDPGNKEGLQQEVIVDLVEQCRTYKQRVVHLVNSTSDESLLCQGLALNDDLQRVLAKHESIASGTSAQNHTEKPKPVPTGALVDVDGPLVDIGDTSKQTDVRSSSSAEAGSQTLNQLMLPAPPTSNGSAPPAKVDPKVDLLSGDDYNSPKAETSLALVPLGEQQPASPMSQQNALVLFDMFSNGSNAPISVNTQPINIVGQTSPLAPQFQQQTFISQGVFYPNGSVPNVGSPRYEQSPFAQSTGPSWNGQVAQQQQPLSPVYGTASGGSFPPPPWEAQSTDNDSPVAGSQYPQPLQVTQMVMTRLQSGAHPQGPQAMGHDQAVGMYMQPNAVHMSTINNHVQSNQLGLYPQNIQGVAGSYMDMVSHQMHNSPVASMYPQQMYGNQFGGYGYGQQPRVQYVEQQMYGLSVRDDGALRNSNQVSSTSYVPPGKPSKPEDELFGDLVNMAKVKPKFTPDPTGSM from the exons ATGCAGCATACCAGGAGCTTTTG GATTTGTTTGTTTCAGCATGCTGGCACAGCATTCCCTCAGAGGTATGAGCAATCTACACCTGTATTTACACCGCTACAAACACAGCCATTGTCATCATACCCTCAAAATATACGAGACACTGTTGCTCGGCAAGACACAGCTGAGTCCTCAGTGGAGTCTGAGTTTCCAGCCCTAAG TTTGTCCGAAATTCAGAATGCACGTGGTATTATGGATGTTCTTGCAGAAATGCTCAATGCATTAGACCCTGGTAACAAAGAA GGGCTTCAGCAGGAAGTTATTGTTGATTTAGTGGAGCAATGTCGAACATACAAGCAGAGAGTGGTGCACCTTGTTAATTCAACTTC GGATGAGTCACTGCTTTGCCAAGGCCTAGCTCTGAATGATGATCTGCAGCGTGTCCTGGCCAAGCATGAATCCATTGCTTCAGGAACTTCTGCTCAAAATCATACTGAGAAACCGAAGCCTGTTCCTACTGGAGCACTTGTAGATGTTGATGGTCCTTTGGTTGATATTGGAGACACAAGTAAACAAACAGATGTGAG ATCGTCTTCTAGTGCTGAAGCTGGGTCGCAAACATTAAATCAGCTAATGCTTCCTGCCCCCCCAACATCAAATGGATCAGCCCCCCCTGCAAAGGTTGATCCCAAAGTGGACCTACTCAGTGGTGACGACTATAACTCACCAAAAGCAGAGACTTCACTTGCTCTTGTTCCTCTTGGAGAACAGCAGCCAGCCAGCCCTATGTCTCAACAGAATGCCCTTGTTCTTTTTGATATGTTTTCTAATGGAAGCAATGCACCTATTTCTGTTAATACCCAGCCAATTAATATTGTTGGCCAAACCAGTCCGTTAGCTCCTCAATTTCAACAACAGACTTTCATATCTCAAGGGGTGTTTTACCCCAACGGAAGTGTGCCAAATGTGGGGTCACCTCGGTATGAGCAATCACCTTTTGCGCAGAGCACAGGTCCTTCCTGGAATGGCCAGGTTGCGCAACAGCAACAGCCTCTTTCACCAGTTTATG GTACAGCAAGTGGTGGATCATTTCCGCCACCACCCTGGGAAGCACAATCTACAGACAATGATAGTCCAGTAGCAGGCAGTCAATACCCACAACCACTGCAAGTCACTCAAATGGTTATGACGCGTTTACAAAGCGGTGCACATCCTCAGGGACCTCAAGCAATGGGGCATGACCAAGCTGTTGGAATGTATATGCAGCCAAATGCTGTCCATATGTCAACCATCAATAACCATGTTCAAAGCAATCAATTAGGCTTGTACCCGCAAAATATTCAGGGTGTTGCTGGTTCCTATATGGATATGGTTTCACATCAAATGCATAATAGTCCTGTGGCTTCCATGTATCCTCAACAGATGTATGGCAACCAATTCGGAGGATATGGCTATGGTCAGCAACCAAGGGTTCAGTATGTTGAGCAGCAAATGTATGGTTTATCTGTCAGAGATGATGGTGCTCTGAGAAATTCTAACCAGGTTTCTTCTACATCCTATGTGCCACCGGGGAAGCCTTCCAAGCCAGAAGATGAGTTATTTGGGGACCTTGTTAACATGGCAAaagtgaaaccaaaatttaCTCCTGATCCAACTGGTAGCATGTAA
- the LOC114409098 gene encoding protein PEROXIN-4-like isoform X1 yields the protein MQASRARLFKEYKEVQREKAVDLDIQLVCDDSNIFKWTALIKGPSETPYEGGVFQLAFSVPEQYPLQPPQVRFLTKIFHPNVHFKTGEICLDILKNAWSPAWTLQSVCRAIIALMAHPEPDSPLNCDSGNLLRSGDVRGYQSMARMYTRLAAMPKKG from the exons ATGCAG GCATCGCGGGCAAGGCTGTTCAAGGAGTACAAAGAGGTGCAGCGGGAAAAGGCTGTTGATCTTGATATTCAACTAGTTTGTGATGattcaaacatttttaaatGGACCGCTCTTATCAAG GGACCCTCTGAGACTCCTTATGAGGGTGGTGTGTTCCAGCTTGCGTTTTCTGTTCCGGAGCAGTATCCTCTACAGCCACCTCAAGTCCGGTTTTTGACTAAAATATTTCACCCAAATGTGCATTTTAAG ACTGGGGAGATTTGCCTAGATatcttgaaaaatgcttggAGCCCTGCTTGGACACTTCAATCTGTCTGTAGGGCTATAATTGCGTTGATGGCCCATCCAGAACCTGACAGCCCACTGAATTGTGATTCAG GCAATCTTCTGCGTTCAGGGGATGTTAGAGGGTACCAATCCATGGCAAGAATGTACACGAGACTCGCGGCAATGCCAAAGAAAGGCTGA
- the LOC114409098 gene encoding protein PEROXIN-4-like isoform X2: MQASRARLFKEYKEVQREKAVDLDIQLVCDDSNIFKWTALIKGPSETPYEGGVFQLAFSVPEQYPLQPPQVRFLTKIFHPNVHFKTGEICLDILKNAWSPAWTLQSVCRAIIALMAHPEPDSPLNCDSGNLLRSGDVRGYQSMARMYTRLAAMPKKG; encoded by the exons ATGCAGGCATCGCGGGCAAGGCTGTTCAAGGAGTACAAAGAGGTGCAGCGGGAAAAGGCTGTTGATCTTGATATTCAACTAGTTTGTGATGattcaaacatttttaaatGGACCGCTCTTATCAAG GGACCCTCTGAGACTCCTTATGAGGGTGGTGTGTTCCAGCTTGCGTTTTCTGTTCCGGAGCAGTATCCTCTACAGCCACCTCAAGTCCGGTTTTTGACTAAAATATTTCACCCAAATGTGCATTTTAAG ACTGGGGAGATTTGCCTAGATatcttgaaaaatgcttggAGCCCTGCTTGGACACTTCAATCTGTCTGTAGGGCTATAATTGCGTTGATGGCCCATCCAGAACCTGACAGCCCACTGAATTGTGATTCAG GCAATCTTCTGCGTTCAGGGGATGTTAGAGGGTACCAATCCATGGCAAGAATGTACACGAGACTCGCGGCAATGCCAAAGAAAGGCTGA